From a region of the Dictyostelium discoideum AX4 chromosome 2 chromosome, whole genome shotgun sequence genome:
- a CDS encoding hypothetical protein (BH1308 PROTEIN. 6/101) yields MVTTNNNNNKNNKIKTINNDKLKSKSTTKIKSKSKCLNKFIIYTSISILIISIIISIGFIGFTSHSLLYFPWLRTQHKPNIGDPKTKFGIDFQDIEFPSFDGENNNNNNSSMKIRGWWIPASKENCKQLCVISIHGSGRDRYEWINHTKLFHDEGISILNYDSIDGVGKSDSANRGVGYSYREHKDVRSAIRLLKTTEPYNKICKKLLLTGMSLGGGSVIIAAAKDRHLIDGVIAESPYALASSAWRHNIFRFLGAGISSFFPFIKSPYDQLLPKNPPEIIVDTILKLTEYRIISTTINVSKDDTPLNYVDKISPKPILFIHATHDPVVPYSQSVLLYEKANHPKELWTVHNKTHQTAFHSTSIDQYKDKLRNFIKQL; encoded by the coding sequence atggtcacaacaaataataataataataaaaataataaaataaaaacaattaataatgataaattaaaaagtaaatcaacaacaaaaataaaaagtaaatcaaaatgtttaaataaatttataatatatacATCAATTagtatattaataatttcaataattatttctattGGATTCATTGGATTTACATCAcattcattattatattttccaTGGTTGAGAACACAACATAAACCAAATATTGGTGATCCAAAGACAAAATTTGGAATTGATTTTCAAGATATAGAATTTCCAAGTTTTgatggtgaaaataataataataataatagtagtatgAAAATTAGGGGATGGTGGATACCAGCATCAAAAGAAAATTGTAAACAATTATGTGTAATCTCAATTCATGGTAGTGGTAGAGACCGTTATGAATGGATAAACCATACTAAATTATTCCATGATGAGGgtatatcaatattaaacTACGATTCAATTGATGGTGTTGGTAAATCTGATAGCGCAAATCGCGGTGTGGGCTACAGTTATAGGGAGCATAAAGACGTTCGTTCCGCTATTAGATTATTGAAAACCACTGAACCCTATAATAAAATCTGCAAGAAATTATTGCTCACCGGTATGTCATTGGGTGGTGGCAGCGTGATTATTGCAGCTGCAAAAGACAGACATTTAATCGACGGTGTAATTGCAGAGAGTCCATATGCCTTGGCCTCTTCCGCTTGGAGACATAACATATTTAGATTCTTGGGCGCTGGAATCAGTTCATTCTTTCCATTCATTAAATCACCATATGACCAATTATTACCAAAGAATCCACCAGAGATCATTGTTGACACGATTTTAAAACTCACTGAATATCGTATCATCTCCACTACTATCAATGTTAGCAAAGATGATACACCACTAAATTATGTAGATAAAATATCACCAAAACCAATACTTTTCATTCATGCAACTCATGATCCAGTTGTACCCTATAGTCAATCAGTTTTACTATATGAAAAAGCAAATCATCCAAAAGAATTATGGACTGTTCATAATAAAACTCATCAAACTGCTTTTCATTCAACTTCAATCGATCAatataaagataaattaagaaattttataaaacaattataa
- the mgluS gene encoding glutamate-tRNA ligase, protein MIKFLIKPTTTTSKILKSTTNIFSLNFNNKRNYSCCSSDNHNHIHNHNHNNNENNNENKIRVRYAPSPTGYLHLGGLRTALFNYLFAKKNNGTFILRIEDTDRTRFVEGSAKSLAGCLEWAGIPYDEGPSRPGECGPYVQSERLPIYKEYAEKLVKSGHAYHCFCSSERLSMSRINLKNQHAMSLYDRHCLKLSEDEIQRKLQSGESHTIRLKIPPGITKFTDHVKGTVQFNNQLIDDQVLMKSDGYPTYHLASVVDDHLMGISHIIRGEEWLNSTPKHIILYQAFGWKPPQMVHVPLLLNSDKSKLSKRQGDVSVDSYISKGYLPEALINFVSFLGWSPSTSTTSSTTTTTTTTTDQETSSKEIFTLKELVESFSLDGINKSGSVVNMERLDWLNVNHIRLQIDDPLKQNEILLKIKNQLLEYFNNNNNIDFKKEIDTEYLLKSINCVKERVHLIEDFNNLLKPFFIDQIDYTTEEAIKMKQKVWKGDDSIRNIEFVIKRLQDLQDFTMANVYKQLQLTCSQDIYKDQQLTEKELTTKTNQLMSNLRYILLGSPVGGGIPLAIETFGKDKTIKTLLNGLNLNK, encoded by the coding sequence atgattaaatttttaataaagccaaccactacaacaagtaaaattttaaaatcaacaacaaatattttttcattaaattttaataataaaagaaattattcaTGTTGTTCAAGTgataatcataatcatattcataatcataatcataataataatgaaaataataatgaaaataaaattagagtTAGATATGCACCAAGTCCAACAGGATATTTACATTTAGGTGGATTAAGAACagcattatttaattatttatttgcaaaaaagaataatggTACATTTATTTTAAGAATTGAAGATACAGATCGTACGAGATTCGTTGAAGGATCAGCAAAGAGTTTAGCAGGATGTTTAGAATGGGCAGGTATACCATATGACGAAGGTCCATCAAGACCAGGTGAATGTGGACCATATGTGCAGTCTGAAAGATTACCAATTTATAAAGAGTATGCTGAGAAATTGGTAAAGAGTGGTCATGCATATCACTGCTTTTGCAGCAGTGAAAGATTATCAATGTCACGTAtcaatttaaagaatcaacATGCAATGTCATTATACGATCGTCATTGTCTAAAATTATCAGAAGATGAAATTCAACGTAAGCTACAGTCTGGTGAATCTCATACAATTAGATTAAAAATCCCACCTGGTATAACCAAATTCACAGATCATGTCAAAGGAACAgttcaatttaataatcaattaattgatgatcAAGTATTAATGAAATCAGATGGTTACCCAACCTATCATTTAGCATCGGTGGTTGATGATCATCTAATGGGAATTTCACACATTATTCGTGGTGAAGAATGGTTAAATTCAACACCAAAACATATCATACTCTATCAAGCATTTGGTTGGAAACCACCACAAATGGTTCAcgtaccattattattaaattctgataaatcaaaattatcaaaacgtCAAGGTGATGTTTCAGTTGATTCCTACATCTCAAAAGGTTATTTACCAGAagcattaattaatttcgtTTCATTTTTAGGTTGGtcaccatcaacatcaacaacatcatcaacaacaacaacaacaacaacaacaactgatCAAGAAACAAGttcaaaagaaatatttacaCTTAAAGAATTGGttgaatcattttcattagaTGGTATTAATAAGAGTGGTAGTGTTGTTAATATGGAGCGTTTAGATTGGTTAAATGTTAATCATATTAGATTACAAATTGATGAtccattaaaacaaaatgaaattttattaaaaattaaaaatcaattattagaatattttaataataataataatatagattttaaaaaagaaattgatacagaatatttattaaaatcaattaactGTGTTAAAGAAAGAGTTCATTTAATTGAAGATTTTAATAACttattaaaaccattttttattgatCAAATCGATTATACAACTGAAGAAGCaattaaaatgaaacaaAAAGTTTGGAAAGGTGATGATTCAATTAGaaatattgaatttgtaattaaaaGATTACAAGATCTTCAAGATTTTACAATGGCAAATGTTtataaacaattacaattaacGTGTAGTCAAGATATTTATAAAGATCAACAATTAACTGAAAAGGAATTAACAActaaaacaaatcaattaatgagTAATTTACGTTACATTTTATTAGGTTCAcctgttggtggtggtatacCATTAGCAATTGAAACTTTTGGTAAagataaaactattaaaactttattaaatggtttaaatttaaataaataa
- a CDS encoding phosphoenolpyruvate carboxykinase (Similar to GTP) yields MLKNFIQKGKLINSISSSSSFQSSTFLNNNGFNSGAWVGSRFFSLEQLKKKTKNQKLINWVEEQAKLCKPDNIYICDGSEEEFKKFTDDMVKSGTLIKLNSKRPNSFLARSDPSDVARVESRTYICAKTKEDAGPTNNWMDPNQMKQTLKPLFNGSMKGRTMYVMPFSMGPLGSDISHIGVQVTDSPFVVCNMKIMTRMGDKVLNQIKENDDFVPCLHSVGAPLAKGQKDSHWPCNPNKYIVHYPEERSIQSFGSGYGGNALLGKKCFSLRIASSMAKEGGWLAEHMLILSLTNDKGEKKYIAAAFPSACGKTNLAMANSVLPGYKVQVCGDDIAWMTMRNGQLYAINPEFGFFGVAPGTSASSNPNALAAISKNTLFTNVALTPDNDVWWEGLSSPPPTAIDWLGNEWHPNGEGNNTFAAHPNSRFTAPLSQCPSIDPEWNNPTGVPISAVIFGGRRSSTVPLVYQALNWKHGVFMGASTASELTAAAEGTVGTLRHDPFAMLPFCGYNMGDYFAHWLSMEQKAGSNADKLPKIFYVNWFRKNKTSGKFLWPGFGENVRVLKWIFDRCNSTLDTTDGKATQTPIGFVPSNNSIDLNGLEINKSSLKELFSLNKSEWLHDLKSMRQFCQQFGDRLPNEIKNQMDQLENRLNKD; encoded by the exons atgttaaaaaattttattcaaaaaggtaaacttataaattcaatttcatcttcatcatcatttcaatcatcaacatttttaaataataatggatttaATAGTGGTGCATGGGTTGGTAGTAGATTCTTTTCACTTgaacaattaaagaaaaaaacaaaaaatcaaaaattaattaattgggTAGAAGAACAAGCCAAATTATGTAAACCAGATAACATTTATATTTGTGATGGTAGTGaagaagaatttaaaaa atTTACAGATGATATGGTTAAAAGCGGtacattaattaaattaaattcaaaaagacCAAATAGTTTTTTAGCAAGATCAGATCCATCAGATGTTGCAAGAGTTGAAAGTAGAACATACATTTGTGCAAAGACCAAAGAAGATGCAGGACCAACAAATAATTGGATGGACccaaatcaaatgaaacaaACTTTGAAACCATTATTTAATGGTTCAATGAAAGGTAGAACCATGTATGTTATGCCATTTTCAATGGGACCATTGGGAAGTGATATTAGTCATATCGGTGTACAAGTTACCGATTCTCCATTCGTTGTGTGtaatatgaaaataatgacaCGTATGGgtgataaagttttaaatcaaattaaagagAATGATGATTTCGTACCTTGTTTACATAGTGTTGGTGCACCATTGGCAAAAGGTCAAAAAGATTCCCATTGGCCATGTAATCCAAATAAATACATTGTACACTATCCAGAGGAGAGATCAATTCAATCATTTGGTAGTGGTTATGGTGGTAATGCATTATTGGGTAAGAAATGTTTCTCACTTCGTATCGCTTCATCAATGGCAAAGGAGGGTGGTTGGTTAGCTGAACATATGCTCATTCTTTCATTGACCAATGACAAGGGTGAAAAGAAATATATTGCAGCTGCATTCCCATCGGCATGTGGTAAAACTAATCTCGCCATGGCAAATTCAGTTCTCCCAGGTTATAAAGTTCAAGTTTGTGGTGACGATATCGCTTGGATGACCATGAGAAATGGTCAACTCTATGCAATCAATCCAGAGTTTGGTTTCTTTGGTGTTGCACCAGGTACTTCTGCCTCTTCAAATCCAAATGCTTTGGCTGCAATCTCAAAGAATACACTATTCACCAACGTTGCCTTAACACCAGATAATGATGTATGGTGGGAAGGATTAAgttcaccaccaccaactgCAATCGATTGGTTAGGTAATGAATGGCATCCAAATGGTGAAGGTAACAATACATTTGCCGCTCATCCAAATTCACGTTTCACTGCACCACTCTCCCAATGTCCATCCATTGATCCAGAATGGAATAATCCAACCGGTGTACCAATCTCTGCAGTCATTTTCGGTGGTAGACGTTCATCCACCGTTCCATTGGTTTATCAAGCATTAAATTGGAAACACGGTGTTTTCATGGGTGCTAGCACTGCATCAGAATTAACTGCCGCTGCCGAAGGTACCGTTGGTACACTTAGACATGATCCATTCGCTATGTTACCATTCTGTGGTTATAATATGGGTGATTACTTTGCTCATTGGTTATCAATGGAACAAAAAGCCGGTTCAAATGCTGATAAACTTCCAAAGATCTTTTATGTCAATTGGTTTAGAAAGAACAAGACCTCTGGTAAATTCTTATGGCCAGGTTTTGGTGAAAATGTTAGAGTCTTAAAATGGATCTTTGATCGTTGTAACTCTACTCTCGATACAACCGATGGTAAAGCAACTCAAACTCCAATCGGTTTCGTaccttcaaataattcaattgatctCAATGGTttggaaattaataaatcttcactcaaagaattatttagtttaaataaatctgAATGGTTACATGATCTTAAAAGTATGAGACAATTTTGTCAACAATTTGGTGATAGATtaccaaatgaaattaaaaatcaaatggatcaattagaaaatagattaaataaagattaa
- the mcfI gene encoding mitochondrial substrate carrier family protein, with protein sequence MVNGEEYVETPNLIHDEETRKDVKFNLGIELLAGTLAGVSSCILFYPLECVEAKLQVQSSSTAVAATMLGLKKNGGSGSGSSSSSSISHQTPNGPIAMAKSILRNEGFKGFYQGVSPTILGNAVNWGVYFSIYRATNHWWNSTDINGNQYQGPAWVGHSVSAITAGVITTAIVNPFWVLKIRLATSKKYSGMKHAFQSILRSEGVGGFWKGVGVSFIGVSEGLFQFVSYEYILNQMKESNLKMNGGELSVGNYLFAGGTARLIAGVLTYPYLLIRSSLQSETCPYKSMSEAVKGIYKTNGIKGFYKGIGPNLARSIPPAAFMLYIVEFFRDTLTNFSQ encoded by the coding sequence atggTAAATGGTGAAGAATATGTAGAGACTCCAAATTTAATACATGATGAAGAAACTAGAAAAGAtgtaaaattcaatttaggAATTGAATTATTAGCGGGTACACTAGCGGGTGTATCAtcttgtattttattttatccaTTAGAATGTGTAGAAGCGAAACTCCAAGTACAATCATCTTCAACAGCAGTAGCGGCAACAATGTTAggtttaaaaaagaatggtggtagtggtagtggtagtagtagtagtagtagtataaGTCATCAAACACCAAATGGACCAATAGCAATGGCAAAAAGTATATTAAGAAATGAAGGATTTAAAGGATTTTATCAAGGCGTAAGTCCAACTATATTAGGTAATGCAGTTAATTGGGGTGTTTATTTCTCAATCTATAGAGCAACTAATCATTGGTGGAATTCAACCGATATCAATGGAAATCAATATCAAGGTCCTGCTTGGGTTGGTCATTCAGTATCTGCTATTACGGCCGGTGTAATTACAACGGCAATTGTTAATCCATTTTGGGTGTTAAAAATTCGTTTAGCAACCTCAAAGAAATATTCAGGTATGAAGCATGCATTCCAATCAATTCTAAGATCTGAAGGAGTTGGTGGTTTTTGGAAAGGTGTTGGTGTTTCATTTATTGGTGTATCTGAAGGCTTATTTCAATTTGTATCTTatgaatatattttaaatcaaatgaaagaatcaaatttaaaaatgaatggtGGTGAATTATCAGttggaaattatttatttgcaGGTGGTACAGCAAGATTAATTGCAGGCGTTTTAACTTATCCATATCTATTAATTAGATCATCACTTCAATCTGAAACATGTCCATATAAATCAATGTCTGAAGCAGTTAAAGGAATTTATAAAACCAATGGTATTAAAGGATTTTATAAAGGAATTGGTCCAAATTTAGCACGTTCAATACCACCAGCTGCATTCATGTTATATATTGTTGAATTCTTTAGAGATACTTTAACAAATTTCtctcaataa
- the pscA gene encoding hypothetical protein — translation MKNYKIITLLLIISILFNIIRSNKISLKDSDSGSNGNQDIQILINDILNNCSSSESSSCFGTQWGVVADIYTPSNGEFTNIFSLNELQAFTPASNTKLFTTISIFYTFGEDFKVFTPFFTDKPFNSVSGGSSNSELDFICVKGMGDPSMSIDNLIEAAKFFSSNPTMKKVNKLLLDTSFYNIGNGVDGNIPSAWEWEDLTSTYGSIPTPLIINENTMDIYITPSNVIGGKPTASFKYSGEDKYLPVIILATTTTTSNSSTSTLNYSFKMSSQSIYITGNCDINGGIQIITVPILDPEQYFLTVFSALLEDGGVEISQTAIGSCNYTGMDYKSFEVISPELSEMLNYTLLTSNNLYAETFLRQMGTFNSAASESTPTYQAGLEYIQQTLSIPTSLYTQVDGSGLSRNNFITPKSLITVIENVYTNVGDPQHDYISYLPVASLSGTLSKRFINTPASGIVHAKTGSMTGVNSLTGVILPNGLSDDQQNSIFFSIIANNSPAQNTDIIDIIDQIVILLTKFILSS, via the coding sequence atgaaaaattataaaattataacattattattaattatttcaatattatttaatattattaggtcaaataaaatttctttaaaagatAGTGATAGCGGAAGTAACGGTAATCAagatattcaaattttaataaatgatattttaaataattgttcatCAAGTGAAAGTAGTTCATGCTTTGGTACACAATGGGGTGTTGTAGCAGATATTTATACACCAAGTAATGGagaatttacaaatattttcAGTTTAAATGAATTACAAGCATTTACACCAGCAAGTaatacaaaattatttacaacaaTTAGTATTTTCTATACATTTGGTGAAGATTTCAAAGTTTTTACACCATTTTTTACAGATAAACCATTTAATAGTgttagtggtggtagtagtaatagtgaaTTAGATTTCATTTGTGTCAAAGGTATGGGTGATCCATCAAtgtcaattgataatttaattgaagcaGCAAAATTCTTTTCATCAAATCCAACAAtgaaaaaagttaataaattattattggatACTAGCTTCTATAATATTGGTAATGGAGTTGATGGTAATATTCCAAGTGCTTGGGAATGGGAAGATTTAACTTCAACCTATGGTTCAATTCCAACACCATTAATTATCAATGAAAACACAATGGATATTTATATCACACCTTCCAATGTCATTGGTGGTAAACCAACtgcatcatttaaatattctgGTGAAGATAAATATTTACCAGTTATAATATTagcaaccaccaccaccacaagtAATAgttcaacatcaacattaaactattcatttaaaatgtCAAGTCAATCAATTTATATTACAGGTAATTGTGATATTAATGGTggaattcaaattattacaGTACCAATTTTAGATCCTGAGCAATACTTTTTAACAGTATTCTCAGCATTGTTGGAAGATGGTGGCGTTGAAATTAGTCAAACAGCTATTGGTAGTTGTAATTACACTGGTATGGattataaatcatttgaagtGATTTCACCCGAATTATCAGAAATGTTAAATTATACATTATTaacatcaaataatttatatgcTGAAACTTTTCTCAGACAAATGGGCACTTTTAATTCAGCAGCTTCTGAATCAACACCAACTTATCAAGCTGGTTTAGAATATATTCAACAAACATTATCAATTCCAACATCATTATATACTCAAGTGGATGGTTCTGGTTTAAGTagaaataatttcattacaccaaaatcattaataacaGTTATTGAAAATGTTTATACAAATGTTGGTGATCCACAACATGACTATATCTCATATTTACCCGTTGCATCATTATCAGGTACCCTATCGAAACGTTTCATTAATACACCCGCCAGTGGTATAGTCCATGCAAAAACTGGTTCAATGACTGGTGTTAATTCTCTAACTGGTGTCATTTTACCAAATGGTCTTTCTGATGATCAACAAAATTCAATATTCTTTTCAATAATTGCAAATAATAGTCCTGCTCAAAATACTGATATAATTGATATAATTGAccaaattgtaattttattaactaaatttattttatcatcttaa
- the aspA gene encoding L-asparaginase I, which produces MVDILKIVPTLKTSTNLNNSNNNNDNNDNNTLTASSNGITSGNMNILNHGGNNNNINDGDDKIFEDISINNLASSSSKTNTLLQSSAYLKKRGNIFIIYTGGTLGMKRDPVSGTLRPEPHYLKQQLQGLPEMKSLDMPTYTITEFDPPIDSSDMEHSDWIKICHLIEKNYYDYDGFVILHGTDTMAYTASALSFMLENLGKPVILTGSQIPFAELINDARRNLLTAIIFAGKVDLPEVCVFFNNNLLRGCRSRKVDSWSLDAFESPNCPPLATLGMEININYDLVLNQPKGRFRVHETINKNIAVLHLVPGFSDETFTNLLAEPLEGLILQSYGSGNAPAKKSRFLEAITLAVKRGVIVIVTSQCLRGSVNLKQYATGKSLLDAGAISGYDMTVETAATKLGWLLGLGIPKEQVKSLMEIDLRGELTRKATKRIN; this is translated from the exons atggttgatattttaaaaattgttccAACATTAAAAACCTCTACAAAtcttaataatagtaataataataatgataataatgataataatacattaacAGCAAGTTCAAATGGTATAACAAGTGGTAATATGAATATATTAAATcatggtggtaataataataatattaacgatggtgatgataaaatCTTTGAagatatttcaattaataatttagcatcgtcatcatcaaaaACCAATACATTATTACAAAGTTCAgcctatttaaaaaagagagGTAATATATTCATAATTTATACAGGTGGTACATTAGGTATGAAAAGAGATCCAGTCTCTGGTACACTAAGACCTGAACCACATTATctaaaacaacaattacaaggTTTACCTGAAATGAAATCTTTAGATATGCCAACTTATACAATTACAGAg tttgATCCACCAATTGATTCATCAGATATGGAACATTCAGATTGGATAAAGATTTGTCATTTAAtagaaaagaattattatgattatgatgGATTTGTAATATTACATGGTACAGATACGATGGCATATACAGCAAGTGCATTATCATTTATGTTGGAGAATTTGGGTAAACCAGTGATATTGACAGGTTCACAAATCCCATTTGCAGAGTTAATTAATGATGCAAGAAGAAATCTATTGACTGCGATTATATTTGCTGGTAAAGTTGATTTACCAGAGGTTTGTgtatttttcaataataatctaTTACGTGGTTGTAGAAGTCGTAAAGTTGATTCATGGAGTTTGGATGCTTTCGAGTCACCCAACTGTCCACCATTGGCAACATTGGGTATGGagattaatataaattatgaTTTGGTGTTGAATCAGCCAAAGGGCAGATTCCGTGTACACGAAACCATTAATAAGAATATAGCAGTATTGCATCTAGTGCCTGGTTTCAGTGATGAAACTTTCACAAATCTATTAGCTGAGCCATTAGAAGGCTTGATCTTGCAATCCTACGGTTCTGGTAACGCACCTGCAAAGAAAAGTAGATTCCTCGAAGCAATCACTCTTGCTGTCAAACGTGGTGTCATTGTTATAGTTACTTCTCAATGTTTACGTGGTtctgtaaatttaaaacaatatgCAACCGGTAAAAGTTTATTAGACGCTGGTGCAATCAGTGGTTATGATATGACTGTTGAAACTGCTGCCACTAAATTAGGTTGGTTATTAGGTTTAGGTATACCAAAAGAACAAGTTAAATCTTTAATGGAAATCGATTTACGTGGTGAATTAACAAGAAAAGcaacaaaaagaataaattaa